In the genome of Alphaproteobacteria bacterium, one region contains:
- the rpsO gene encoding 30S ribosomal protein S15, whose product MSITAERKQVVIKEFGKKTGDTGSTEVQIAILTERINNLTEHLKGHKKDFHSRRGLLVMVGQRRRLLDYLRRKNLSSYQEILQKLELRR is encoded by the coding sequence ATGTCGATTACAGCTGAACGTAAACAAGTCGTAATCAAGGAATTTGGTAAAAAAACTGGAGATACTGGCTCTACGGAAGTACAAATAGCTATTTTAACTGAGCGGATTAACAATCTCACAGAACATCTTAAAGGGCATAAAAAAGATTTTCATTCACGCCGGGGACTTTTGGTTATGGTTGGTCAGCGCCGACGTTTGCTCGACTATTTACGTCGGAAAAATTTATCGAGTTATCAAGAAATTCTCCAAAAATTAGAATTAAGACGTTGA
- the truB gene encoding tRNA pseudouridine(55) synthase TruB, which translates to MGDQSLHGWVIIDKPQGFSSFQVVSVLKKILNIKKVGHAGTLDPMATGVLPIALGEATKVMSYVMDTKKTYIFTVDFGVQTNTDDQEGQIIKTSTYYPTEQEIKAIVPKFIGNIDQVPPIFSALKINGQRSYKLARAGHNIALKSRNVFIHELNFLRKPSINQAVFEVKCNKGLYVRSLGRDLAYNLNTVGHISSLQRTRVGPFSLVQAYSLDYLRQIYDDKLLDQSVKLSYIFDAEHPLDDIPAVHCTDAEAVKLRYGQSITLAEQFICSPGLQNNHMIAFHNRKLLALGYENKGLFKPQRILNL; encoded by the coding sequence TTGGGTGATCAATCTTTGCATGGATGGGTTATAATTGATAAACCCCAAGGGTTTAGTTCTTTTCAAGTTGTTTCCGTACTTAAAAAAATACTAAATATTAAAAAGGTTGGTCATGCCGGAACTTTGGATCCTATGGCAACTGGGGTGTTACCAATTGCCTTAGGCGAGGCAACAAAAGTTATGTCTTATGTTATGGATACCAAAAAAACCTATATATTTACTGTGGATTTTGGTGTTCAGACCAATACGGATGATCAAGAAGGACAAATTATTAAAACAAGCACCTATTATCCGACTGAACAAGAAATTAAAGCTATTGTACCTAAATTTATAGGGAACATAGATCAAGTTCCTCCTATTTTTTCTGCTCTTAAAATAAATGGGCAACGAAGTTATAAATTAGCGAGAGCGGGTCACAATATTGCTTTAAAATCTAGAAATGTTTTTATACATGAATTAAATTTTTTAAGAAAACCCAGTATAAATCAAGCAGTTTTTGAAGTTAAGTGTAATAAAGGTCTTTATGTAAGAAGTTTAGGACGTGATTTAGCCTATAACCTTAATACAGTTGGGCATATATCTTCGTTACAAAGAACAAGAGTTGGCCCATTTTCTTTAGTTCAAGCTTATTCATTAGACTATTTAAGACAAATTTATGATGATAAATTACTTGATCAATCTGTAAAATTATCTTATATCTTCGATGCAGAACATCCGCTGGACGACATCCCGGCCGTTCATTGCACAGATGCTGAGGCTGTTAAATTACGCTATGGTCAATCAATAACTTTGGCAGAACAATTTATTTGCTCACCTGGGTTACAAAACAACCATATGATTGCATTTCATAATCGTAAATTATTGGCTTTGGGATATGAAAATAAGGGGTTGTTCAAACCTCAACGAATTTTAAATTTATAG
- the rbfA gene encoding 30S ribosome-binding factor RbfA, translating into MEKLQKKSGLSQRQLKVGELLRHALSHIVMHSKPKDPDLLEVNVTIMEVRVTPDLKLATVYVMPFVYKNSPELLIDALNRAAPYYRRQISAEVKLRFIPVLRFVLDQSLEYAKHIDMLLKKSLTKQSTHKDPDENDPKIF; encoded by the coding sequence ATGGAAAAATTACAAAAAAAATCTGGATTGTCCCAACGGCAATTAAAAGTTGGAGAATTATTAAGGCATGCTCTTAGTCATATTGTTATGCATTCTAAACCTAAAGATCCAGATTTACTTGAGGTTAATGTAACGATTATGGAAGTAAGAGTAACGCCCGATTTAAAATTGGCAACAGTTTATGTTATGCCTTTTGTCTATAAAAACTCCCCTGAACTTTTAATTGATGCCTTAAATAGGGCTGCTCCTTATTATCGTCGTCAAATTTCAGCTGAGGTTAAATTACGTTTTATTCCTGTGTTGCGGTTTGTGTTAGATCAATCTTTAGAATATGCCAAACATATTGATATGCTACTTAAAAAATCTTTAACAAAACAATCTACACATAAGGATCCGGATGAAAATGATCCTAAAATTTTTTAA